From Paenibacillus sp. GP183, one genomic window encodes:
- a CDS encoding DEAD/DEAH box helicase, protein MKTFQEFGLEPKILRAITEMGFEESTPIQEKTIPLAMEGRDLIGQAQTGTGKTAAFGVPLIHKIAIQEERIVALIMCPTRELAIQVAEEIGKLGRFKGIRSLPIYGGQDIVKQIRALKKKPQIIIGTPGRLLDHINRKTIKLDDVQTVVLDEADEMLDMGFMDDIQSILKLVPAERHTMLFSATMPSNIQKLAQQFLRNPEHISVIPKQVSAPLIDQAYIELNERQKFEALSRLIDMESPDLAIIFGRTKRRVDELAEALQKRGYAAEGLHGDLSQNQRDNVMRKFRDGSIDVLVATDVAARGLDVSGVTHVINFDLPQDPESYVHRIGRTGRAGKEGTAWTFVTPREIDHLHLIEKVTRHKINKKPLPSIAEAIEGKQKMTAERILDAMQSDAYGEFKGVAIQLLEQYDSVNLIAAALKLLTGEKKEIEIELTPEEPMRARKKKFDVRSSGRRVGGYGSGGSSGGDRRNDRPGGGYGSSSGSNSRYPRKDGSNYGPRDGSSGSSYRGNSSSEGRSSSPRERDYGSGSRDRSKTTNNS, encoded by the coding sequence TTGAGGAATCCACACCGATTCAGGAAAAAACCATACCGCTAGCGATGGAAGGCCGCGATTTAATTGGTCAAGCACAGACAGGAACCGGTAAGACAGCAGCATTCGGAGTCCCGCTGATTCACAAGATTGCCATTCAGGAAGAACGTATCGTAGCCTTAATTATGTGCCCAACGAGAGAGCTTGCCATTCAGGTTGCAGAAGAGATCGGGAAGCTGGGACGCTTCAAAGGCATCCGCTCTTTACCGATTTATGGCGGCCAGGATATCGTCAAACAAATCCGTGCGCTGAAGAAAAAGCCGCAAATTATTATTGGTACACCTGGACGATTGCTTGATCATATCAACCGTAAAACAATCAAACTGGATGATGTGCAAACCGTCGTATTGGATGAAGCGGACGAAATGCTGGACATGGGCTTCATGGATGATATCCAGTCCATTTTGAAGCTGGTTCCTGCAGAGCGTCACACCATGCTTTTCTCGGCAACGATGCCATCAAACATTCAAAAGCTTGCTCAACAGTTCTTGCGTAACCCTGAGCATATCTCGGTTATCCCAAAGCAAGTTAGCGCTCCGCTGATCGATCAAGCTTACATTGAGCTGAATGAAAGACAGAAATTTGAAGCGCTTAGCCGTTTGATTGATATGGAATCTCCTGATTTGGCCATTATTTTCGGCCGCACAAAGCGCCGGGTGGATGAGCTTGCTGAAGCCCTGCAAAAAAGAGGCTACGCGGCTGAAGGCTTGCACGGGGATTTATCACAAAATCAGCGTGATAATGTCATGAGAAAATTCCGTGACGGCAGCATCGATGTGTTGGTAGCAACAGATGTTGCAGCTAGGGGACTCGATGTATCCGGCGTTACACACGTTATCAATTTCGATTTACCTCAGGATCCTGAAAGCTACGTCCACCGTATTGGCCGTACCGGACGCGCTGGTAAAGAAGGAACAGCCTGGACATTCGTGACTCCAAGAGAGATCGACCATTTGCATTTGATTGAAAAGGTAACACGCCATAAAATCAACAAAAAACCTTTGCCGAGTATTGCAGAAGCCATTGAAGGCAAGCAAAAAATGACAGCTGAACGCATTCTTGACGCCATGCAATCCGATGCATACGGAGAATTTAAAGGCGTTGCCATTCAATTGCTTGAGCAGTATGATTCCGTAAACCTTATTGCCGCAGCACTCAAGCTCCTCACAGGTGAGAAGAAGGAAATTGAAATTGAGCTTACACCTGAAGAGCCAATGCGCGCAAGAAAGAAAAAATTCGACGTGCGCAGCTCCGGCAGACGCGTTGGCGGATATGGTTCCGGCGGCAGCTCCGGTGGAGATCGCAGAAACGACCGTCCAGGCGGGGGTTACGGCTCGAGCTCAGGCTCGAACTCCCGTTATCCACGTAAAGACGGAAGTAACTATGGCCCTAGAGACGGAAGCAGCGGCAGCAGTTATCGCGGCAACAGCAGCAGTGAGGGACGCAGTTCCTCACCCAGAGAGCGCGACTACGGAAGCGGCAGCCGTGACCGTTCGAAAACCACGAACAATTCATAA